In a single window of the Apium graveolens cultivar Ventura unplaced genomic scaffold, ASM990537v1 ctg143, whole genome shotgun sequence genome:
- the LOC141699858 gene encoding berberine bridge enzyme-like 8, whose amino-acid sequence MKFQVCSVVSFSFLLFFLTFSSEASNNPNSSPQDFVQCLIRSSSSSISKVIYTSKNSTYTSVLKFSINNLRFDTPSTPKPIVIVKPEDASQIQTVIYCCKKHDIQMRIRGGGHDYEGLSYVAQVPFVLLDMINLRFISVDPVKATAWVEAGATLGEVYYNIAQKSNTLGFPAGIWSTVGVSGLVSGGGYGTLRRKYGLAADNILDARLIDVNGRILDRKSMGEDLFWAIRGGGASSFGVILSWKLKLVNVPKIVTIFQVQRTLEQNATEVLHRWQTVAPRLPKDVELRVAANTIWKNSRNEPQKTVQDDGSSGSLEDNKTVRVDFLGQYLGRKDRLLSMMNRRFPELGLVEEACTEVTYIQSVLLFSLFRADDSPIGLLNRTAYKIPFKAKSDFVEKPISKQGLEGLWKILLQQEPGRTNFLLTSYGGKMAEISESASPFPHRAGTLYMMYMRVRTDGDTSNSMKWIRGLYKYLTPYVTNSPRSAYVNYNDLDLGVNNLQGPTSYKQASKWGKKYFKNNFARLVVIKSIVDPHNFFRHEQSIPPFS is encoded by the coding sequence ATGAAGTTTCAAGTTTGTTCAGTTGTTTCATTCtcttttcttcttttcttcttaACCTTTTCATCAGAAGCTAGTAATAATCCCAATAGTTCTCCTCAAGATTTCGTTCAATGTCTTATCCGTTCGAGTTCATCTTCCATATCCAAAGTTATTTACACCTCGAAGAACTCTACTTACACATCTGTGTTGAAGTTTTCAATTAATAACCTCCGGTTTGACACCCCAAGTACTCCGAAACCTATTGTTATCGTCAAGCCTGAAGATGCTTCGCAAATCCAGACTGTCATTTATTGTTGCAAGAAGCATGACATTCAAATGAGGATTCGAGGTGGAGGACATGATTATGAAGGTCTGTCATATGTAGCACAAGTCCCGTTTGTGTTACTGGATATGATTAATCTTCGTTTTATTAGTGTTGATCCGGTAAAAGCAACTGCATGGGTTGAAGCCGGTGCAACACTCGGTGAGGTCTATTATAACATTGCTCAGAAGAGTAATACACTTGGATTTCCAGCTGGAATATGGTCAACAGTGGGTGTTAGCGGGCTTGTTAGTGGTGGGGGATATGGCACATTAAGACGAAAGTATGGCCTTGCTGCTGACAACATACTTGATGCACGGTTGATTGATGTTAACGGCAGAATTCTTGATAGAAAATCAATGGGTGAAGATCTGTTTTGGGCCATACGAGGAGGTGGCGCTTCTAGTTTTGGTGTCATTCTTTCTTGGAAACTCAAGCTAGTCAATGTTCCGAAAATTGTAACAATCTTCCAAGTTCAAAGAACTTTAGAGCAGAATGCAACTGAAGTACTTCACCGTTGGCAGACTGTAGCCCCAAGGCTTCCCAAAGATGTTGAACTCCGAGTTGCAGCAAACACAATATGGAAGAATTCACGTAATGAACCTCAGAAAACTGTACAGGATGATGGTTCTTCTGGAAGTCTGGAAGATAATAAAACTGTGAGAGTAGATTTCTTAGGACAGTATCTTGGACGAAAAGACAGACTGCTCTCAATGATGAACCGAAGGTTTCCAGAGTTAGGATTGGTGGAAGAAGCCTGCACTGAAGTTACTTATATTCAATCAGTGCTCCTTTTCTCTCTTTTTAGAGCTGATGATTCGCCTATTGGTTTGTTAAATAGGACTGCCTATAAAATTCCTTTCAAGGCCAAATCGGACTTTGTGGAAAAACCTATTTCCAAACAAGGACTTGAGGGTTTGTGGAAAATACTTCTGCAGCAAGAGCCCGGAAGAACAAATTTCCTCTTGACGTCGTATGGAGGGAAGATGGCTGAAATATCAGAATCCGCAAGTCCATTCCCTCACAGAGCAGGAACACTGTACATGATGTACATGAGAGTGCGAACTGATGGAGACACATCAAATTCCATGAAATGGATTAGAGGCTTGTACAAGTACTTGACTCCTTACGTTACTAATTCTCCCAGAAGTGCATACGTAAATTATAATGATCTAGACTTGGGAGTGAACAATCTTCAAGGTCCTACCAGCTACAAGCAAGCAAGCAAATGGGGTAAAAAATACTTCAAGAATAATTTCGCTAGGCTCGTCGTAATCAAGTCCATTGTGGATCCTCATAACTTCTTCAGGCATGAGCAGAGTATTCCTCCTTTCTCTTAG